A genomic window from Drosophila innubila isolate TH190305 chromosome 4, UK_Dinn_1.0, whole genome shotgun sequence includes:
- the LOC117785442 gene encoding tau-tubulin kinase homolog Asator isoform X2 yields the protein MTSEDLLQPGHVVKERWKVVRKIGGGGFGEIYEGQDLITREQVALKVESARQPKQVLKMEVAVLKKLQGKEHVCRFIGCGRNDRFNYVVMQLQGKNLAELRRAQPRGAFSLSTTLRLGLQILRAIESIHSVGFLHRDIKPSNFSVGRLPYNCRRVYMLDFGLARQYTTGTGEVRCPRAAAGFRGTVRYASINAHRNREMGRHDDLWSLFYMLVEFVNGQLPWRKIKDKEQVGLTKEKYDHRILLKHLPSDLKQFLEHIQSLTYADRPDYAMLIGLFERCMKRRGVKEADPYDWEKVDTATIGNINSATNAPTAPVKNEYIHGNITQMTVAASNASGTEYIRKRNDIDTAQMASTEPLHIKEKVDKNCNATTTPQASGECAMQNVNSGNQNTLPKQQQQQQQQQQQQQLVLAVNSSVAMPNFPSALIKSSTVVIANHEATAGAALKSAQATNHGKRYMGQGQGQGQGQGQGQGQGQGQGQGQVGSASNQNNSAPVYYTEDKAVTVPHPLPLLAKLQTEGNNDVVVANTTADNDLEYKIKNGHINPERDSASSTQQQQQQPTKENIVEGTPKYQSHQQPISDKVNVNDNRRSASTINLGDQKSTYGRLRVLAIPPNPTQSQSGHENQEFDAMICATDSPMAKQIFTTIPPANRRSMTSTNLRPSSSGAGTATGSISTQRLSSGGGISGAAVTAVAVGSFAAKSSFAGDHSVTQFALIDDENVSALQQVTKGGGALTLASQWKSQFDDSEDTTDNEWKQEPQSQPNVDKSTKADLSLALLRATSNFPVTRHINLKAEPSGTDKVKRYTLNIAGIENYETLQLSIPHCWSEPAMGNVLRKELEPPAVQQAAFDETVYRMDIARNVCVRESYSEIASLSNQQKMMTNALPSITSLKDEAAAVDVDIKNSNEDQSINQSKHRSSLPNVCLIDIFDEKPEPAINLNRNRDPAKNPCAGIHQDQDHDDIGVPWCAKTTFCQRSNLPKQPPTNQMTPDMTSFHQGSRISELLDADYPREDGCISGRLEIRVIPKENSHLDESVYYDALAATVKTPISNRVGAAGDTQGAGQPSDKEPINCDDIIESAKAKLVSSSTTSLIKTATAITNCSPLMSQQKETPGTPNEISSCSINSVEGIKVKLNGNININGSGSGSQVTSTTNRDGISNIAAASAAAAASAPAPGCDISSLSTPSKIPVLTSNLRQSKCASWAGVVTTNNVPAPGSIGAHDLQNSPNETQTQKQTSILDPNDSPLHYVTGLQNIPNITDLTPGLRRRRESSEGKYVTDPTQLNLRFQRPRCRASSSSRGVPTSMLGNFDDQSTDNSEDKAGKGLGEDITGFGSVSYKAEPSAAAWNQNTNETPLRNDISPPPGDPKIENSARLRRYRHNIE from the exons ATGACGTCTGAGGATCTATTGCAACCGGGACATGTAGTTAAGGAACGTTGGAAG gTTGTCCGCAAGATTGGTGGAGGTGGCTTTGGCGAGATTTATGAAGGCCAGGACTTGATAACCCGTGAACAGGTGGCGCTCAAGGTCGAATCAGCACGTCAACCGAAACAGGTACTCAAAATGGAGGTGGCCGTTCTGAAAAAGCTGCAAGGAAAGGAGCACGTATGCCGTTTCATTGGATGTGGAAGAAACGACCGTTTCAACTATGTTGTAATGCAGCTGCAGGGTAAAAATTTGGCCGAGCTGAGGAGAGCACAGCCACGGGGAGCATTCTCCCTGAGTACAACACTTAGACTGGGCCTACAAATCTTAAGGGCCATTGAATCGATACATTCTGTTGGCTTCCTTCATCGCGACATTAAGCCG AGCAATTTTTCAGTAGGTCGTTTACCCTATAATTGCCGGAGAGTGTATATGCTCGACTTTGGACTAGCGCGTCAATATACCACGGGCACAGGCGAGGTTCGTTGTCCCCGAGCAGCTGCTGGATTCCGGGGTACAGTTCGGTACGCCTCAATAAATGCTCATCGTAACCGGGAAATGGGACGGCACGATGATCTATGGTCCTTATTCTATATGCTTGTTGAATTTGTGAATGGGCAATTGCCGTGGCGAAAAATCAAAGACAAGGAACAAGTTGGATTAACAAAAGAGAAATACGATCACAGAATACTATTGAAACACTTACCGTCGGATTTGAAACAATTCTTAGAGCACATTCAATCACTTACCTATGCGGACAGGCCAGATTATGCG atgCTAATTGGCCTCTTCGAGCGGTGTATGAAACGACGGGGCGTTAAGGAGGCCGATCCGTACGATTGGGAGAAAGTAGATACCGCCACAATAGGCAACATTAATTCGGCAACAAATGCTCCAACAGCTCCAGTGAAAAACGAATATATCCATGGCAATATCACTCAAATGACGGTAGCTGCCTCAAATGCCAGCGGTACAGAATAC ATTCGGAAACGTAACGATATTGACACTGCTCAGATGGCGTCAACGGAGCCTCTACATATTAAAGAAAAG GTTGATAAGAATtgcaatgcaacaacaacgccacaAGCCTCAGGGGAATGCGCAATGCAAAATGTGAATTCAGGTAATCAAAATACATTgccaaaacagcagcagcaacaacaacaacaacaacaacaacagcaattggtGCTGGCCGTAAATAGTTCGGTGGCTATGCCGAATTTTCCCAGTGCATTGATCAAATCATCAACAGTGGTCATTGCGAACCATGAAGCAACTGCTGGAGCTGCATTAAAGTCCGCACAGGCCACAAATCATGGGAAGCGGTATATGGGTCAGGGTCAAGGTCAAGGTCAAGGCCAGGGTCAAGGACAAGggcagggacagggacagggacagggacaggttGGATCTGCGTCAAATCAAAACAACTCGGCTCCAGTATAC TATACGGAAGATAAGGCTGTCACCGTTCCACATCCGTTGCCACTGTTGGCAAAGCTACAAACCGAAGGCAATAACGATGTTGTAGTAGCAAATACTACAGCCGACAATGATCTcgaatataaaatcaaaaatggtCATATTAATCCAGAGAGAGATAGTGCTAGCAGTAC acagcaacaacagcaacagccgaCGAAAGAAAATATTGTCGAGGGTACTCCAAAGTATCAATCACATCAGCAACCAATATCCGATAAAGTCAATGTCAATGATAACCGGCGATCAGCGAGCACCATTAATCTGGGGGATCAAAAATCAACATACGGACGGCTGCGGGTTTTAGCCATACCACCCAATCCGACCCAGTCTCAGTCCGGTCACGAGAATCAGGAGTTTGATGCAATGATTTGTGCTACAGACAGTCCAATGGCCAAACAGATCTTCACAACAATACCGCCAGCAAATCGACGATCAATGACTTCAACCAATCTGCGTCCTTCGTCATCCGGTGCTGGTACTGCAACAGGATCAATCTCCACCCAACGCCTCAGCAGTGGCGGTGGTATTAGCGGTGCTGCAGTCACAGCCGTGGCCGTGGGTTCCTTTGCTGCCAAAAGCAGCTTTGCTGGCGATCACTCTGTAACACAGTTCGCACTGATCGATGATGAGAATGTATCGGCGCTACAACAGGTAACAAAAGGCGGTGGAGCCCTTACACTAGCCTCCCAATGGAAGAGTCAGTTCGATGATTCCGAGGACACTACGGATAACGAGTGGAAACAAGAGCCACAG TCACAACCAAATGTGGATAAATCAACTAAAGCGGATCTATCTTTGGCATTATTACGTGCAACTTCCAATTTTCCCGTAACTCGTCACATCAATTTAAAAGCAGAGCCTTCCGGAACTGATAAGGTCAAGAG ATACACACTTAATATAGCTGGCATCGAGAACTATGAGACATTGCAACTATCCATACCGCACTGTTGGTCCGAGCCGGCAATGGGTAATGTATTGCGAAAAGAATTAGAGCCGCCAGCTGTGCAGCAAGCAGCTTTTGATGAAACA GTGTATCGCATGGATATCGCCAGGAATGTTTGTGTACGTGAATCTTATTCAGAAATCGCCTCATTGTCgaatcaacaaaaaatgatgacaaatgcTCTGCCCTCAATCACATCACTCAAAGATGAGGCAGCTGCTGTCGATGtcgatataaaaaattcaaatgaggatcaatcaatcaatcaaagcAAACATCGTAGTAGCCTTCCAAATGTCTGTCTAATCGATATTTTTGATGAGAAGCCAGAACCGGCAATAAACTTGAACAGAAATCGAGATCCGGCTAAAAATCCGTGTGCTGGAATCCATCAAGATCAGGATCACGATGATATCGGAGTGCCTTGGTGTGCCAAGACAACATTTTGCCAACGAAGCAATTTGCCAAAACAGCCGCCCACAAATCAAATGACTCCGGATATGACATCATTTCATCAAGGAAGCCGAATCTCCGAACTTCTAGATGCTGATTATCCACGTGAAGATGGTTGCATTAGTGGGCGACTTGAGATTCGTGTCATTCCCAAAG AAAACTCACATCTGGACGAGTCTGTCTACTATGATGCCTTAGCAGCTACTGTTAAAACTCCAATATCGAATAGGGTAGGAGCTGCGGGTGATACGCAAGGTGCAGGTCAACCAAGTGATAAGGAGCCCATTAACTGTGATGACATAATAGAATCGGCAAAAGCTAAACTAGTCAGCTCTTCGACAACAAGTTTAATcaaaactgcaacagcaattaCCAATTGTAGTCCACTTATGAGCCAGCAAAAAGAGACACCAGGAACTCCCAATGAGATCAGCTCCTGCAGCATTAATTCCGTTGAAGGGATCAAGGTCAAGCTAAATggcaatatcaatatcaatggcagtggcagtggcagccaGGTAACTTCTACCACTAATCGAGATGGAATATCAAATatagctgctgcttctgctgctgctgctgcatctgctcctgctcctggaTGCGATATATCATCATTGTCAACGCCTAGTAAGATTCCTGTACTAACATCAAATTTGCGTCAGTCAAAATGTGCTTCTTGGGCGGGTGTCGTCACTACCAACAATGTACCAGCACCTGGGTCAATTGGAGCACATGATCTTCAGAATTCACCCAAcgagacacagacacagaaacAGACATCCATTCTGGACCCAAATGATAGTCCTCTCCATTATGTTACtggtttacaaaatattcCTAATATTACGGATTTAACACCAG GATTACGACGCCGTCGAGAGTCTTCTGAAGGAAAGTATGTAACAGATCCGACGCAATTAAATCTAAGATTTCAACGTCCACGGTGTCGGGCTTCCAGCAG TTCTCGCGGCGTTCCAACATCAATGCTGGGCAATTTTGATGATCAGTCAACTGATAACAGTGAAGATAAGGCTGGCAAGGGATTAGGTGAAGACATTACGGGATTTGGGTCAGTTTCATATAAAGCCGAACCATCAGCTGCAGCATGGaatcaaaatacaaatgaGACTCCATTGCGAAATGATATTTCGCCACCGCCGGGTGATCCCAAAATTGAGAATAGTGCACGATTACGTCGATACAGACATAAtatagaataa
- the LOC117785442 gene encoding tau-tubulin kinase homolog Asator isoform X1, which yields MHLQESHKNDENVAGSHKNPRANAKDNRQQERQDQNKSNQRKSIINDSPKYQDQDILRFQPPPPSKPPPSIAPAALQARFLQNIGAGAGIGTGATVIAVDSSEDQVYPFPNQLQRSATLPAKHNRLGVRSRVTFKVPSTITPSPSPSASPAVAPAPVAPVAPVALERSSNIATPNNCNQVAQKETAKMTSEDLLQPGHVVKERWKVVRKIGGGGFGEIYEGQDLITREQVALKVESARQPKQVLKMEVAVLKKLQGKEHVCRFIGCGRNDRFNYVVMQLQGKNLAELRRAQPRGAFSLSTTLRLGLQILRAIESIHSVGFLHRDIKPSNFSVGRLPYNCRRVYMLDFGLARQYTTGTGEVRCPRAAAGFRGTVRYASINAHRNREMGRHDDLWSLFYMLVEFVNGQLPWRKIKDKEQVGLTKEKYDHRILLKHLPSDLKQFLEHIQSLTYADRPDYAMLIGLFERCMKRRGVKEADPYDWEKVDTATIGNINSATNAPTAPVKNEYIHGNITQMTVAASNASGTEYIRKRNDIDTAQMASTEPLHIKEKVDKNCNATTTPQASGECAMQNVNSGNQNTLPKQQQQQQQQQQQQQLVLAVNSSVAMPNFPSALIKSSTVVIANHEATAGAALKSAQATNHGKRYMGQGQGQGQGQGQGQGQGQGQGQGQVGSASNQNNSAPVYYTEDKAVTVPHPLPLLAKLQTEGNNDVVVANTTADNDLEYKIKNGHINPERDSASSTPQQQQQQQQQQQQQQQQQQQQPTKENIVEGTPKYQSHQQPISDKVNVNDNRRSASTINLGDQKSTYGRLRVLAIPPNPTQSQSGHENQEFDAMICATDSPMAKQIFTTIPPANRRSMTSTNLRPSSSGAGTATGSISTQRLSSGGGISGAAVTAVAVGSFAAKSSFAGDHSVTQFALIDDENVSALQQVTKGGGALTLASQWKSQFDDSEDTTDNEWKQEPQSQPNVDKSTKADLSLALLRATSNFPVTRHINLKAEPSGTDKVKRYTLNIAGIENYETLQLSIPHCWSEPAMGNVLRKELEPPAVQQAAFDETVYRMDIARNVCVRESYSEIASLSNQQKMMTNALPSITSLKDEAAAVDVDIKNSNEDQSINQSKHRSSLPNVCLIDIFDEKPEPAINLNRNRDPAKNPCAGIHQDQDHDDIGVPWCAKTTFCQRSNLPKQPPTNQMTPDMTSFHQGSRISELLDADYPREDGCISGRLEIRVIPKENSHLDESVYYDALAATVKTPISNRVGAAGDTQGAGQPSDKEPINCDDIIESAKAKLVSSSTTSLIKTATAITNCSPLMSQQKETPGTPNEISSCSINSVEGIKVKLNGNININGSGSGSQVTSTTNRDGISNIAAASAAAAASAPAPGCDISSLSTPSKIPVLTSNLRQSKCASWAGVVTTNNVPAPGSIGAHDLQNSPNETQTQKQTSILDPNDSPLHYVTGLQNIPNITDLTPGLRRRRESSEGKYVTDPTQLNLRFQRPRCRASSSSRGVPTSMLGNFDDQSTDNSEDKAGKGLGEDITGFGSVSYKAEPSAAAWNQNTNETPLRNDISPPPGDPKIENSARLRRYRHNIE from the exons atgcatttacaaGAATCTCACAA GAACGACGAAAATGTCGCAGGATCCCACAAAAATCCGAGGGCTAACGCTAAAGACAATCGGCAACAAGAACGCCAGGACCAAAACAAATCGAATCAACGGAAATCTATCATAAACGACAGTCCCAAATATCAAGATCAAGACATACTAAGATTTCAGCCCCCGCCACCATCAAAGCCACCACCATCAATCGCACCAGCGGCTCTTCAAGCCCGATTTCTACAAAAC attggtgctggtgctggtaTCGGAACGGGTGCTACGGTGATAGCGGTGGATTCGTCCGAGGATCAGGTATATCCTTTTCCAAATCAACTACAGCGTTCTGCAACACTACCAGCCAAACATAATCGTCTAGGAGTACGAAGTCGGGTGACTTTCAAGGTCCCGTCAACGATAACGCCGTCTCCATCGCCATCGGCATCGCCTGCTGTTGCCcctgctcctgttgctcctgttgctcctgttgcaTTGGAAAGAAGCAGCAACATTGCAACACCGAACAACTGTAACCAAGTGGCACAAAAGGAAACGGCCAAAATGACGTCTGAGGATCTATTGCAACCGGGACATGTAGTTAAGGAACGTTGGAAG gTTGTCCGCAAGATTGGTGGAGGTGGCTTTGGCGAGATTTATGAAGGCCAGGACTTGATAACCCGTGAACAGGTGGCGCTCAAGGTCGAATCAGCACGTCAACCGAAACAGGTACTCAAAATGGAGGTGGCCGTTCTGAAAAAGCTGCAAGGAAAGGAGCACGTATGCCGTTTCATTGGATGTGGAAGAAACGACCGTTTCAACTATGTTGTAATGCAGCTGCAGGGTAAAAATTTGGCCGAGCTGAGGAGAGCACAGCCACGGGGAGCATTCTCCCTGAGTACAACACTTAGACTGGGCCTACAAATCTTAAGGGCCATTGAATCGATACATTCTGTTGGCTTCCTTCATCGCGACATTAAGCCG AGCAATTTTTCAGTAGGTCGTTTACCCTATAATTGCCGGAGAGTGTATATGCTCGACTTTGGACTAGCGCGTCAATATACCACGGGCACAGGCGAGGTTCGTTGTCCCCGAGCAGCTGCTGGATTCCGGGGTACAGTTCGGTACGCCTCAATAAATGCTCATCGTAACCGGGAAATGGGACGGCACGATGATCTATGGTCCTTATTCTATATGCTTGTTGAATTTGTGAATGGGCAATTGCCGTGGCGAAAAATCAAAGACAAGGAACAAGTTGGATTAACAAAAGAGAAATACGATCACAGAATACTATTGAAACACTTACCGTCGGATTTGAAACAATTCTTAGAGCACATTCAATCACTTACCTATGCGGACAGGCCAGATTATGCG atgCTAATTGGCCTCTTCGAGCGGTGTATGAAACGACGGGGCGTTAAGGAGGCCGATCCGTACGATTGGGAGAAAGTAGATACCGCCACAATAGGCAACATTAATTCGGCAACAAATGCTCCAACAGCTCCAGTGAAAAACGAATATATCCATGGCAATATCACTCAAATGACGGTAGCTGCCTCAAATGCCAGCGGTACAGAATAC ATTCGGAAACGTAACGATATTGACACTGCTCAGATGGCGTCAACGGAGCCTCTACATATTAAAGAAAAG GTTGATAAGAATtgcaatgcaacaacaacgccacaAGCCTCAGGGGAATGCGCAATGCAAAATGTGAATTCAGGTAATCAAAATACATTgccaaaacagcagcagcaacaacaacaacaacaacaacaacagcaattggtGCTGGCCGTAAATAGTTCGGTGGCTATGCCGAATTTTCCCAGTGCATTGATCAAATCATCAACAGTGGTCATTGCGAACCATGAAGCAACTGCTGGAGCTGCATTAAAGTCCGCACAGGCCACAAATCATGGGAAGCGGTATATGGGTCAGGGTCAAGGTCAAGGTCAAGGCCAGGGTCAAGGACAAGggcagggacagggacagggacagggacaggttGGATCTGCGTCAAATCAAAACAACTCGGCTCCAGTATAC TATACGGAAGATAAGGCTGTCACCGTTCCACATCCGTTGCCACTGTTGGCAAAGCTACAAACCGAAGGCAATAACGATGTTGTAGTAGCAAATACTACAGCCGACAATGATCTcgaatataaaatcaaaaatggtCATATTAATCCAGAGAGAGATAGTGCTAGCAGTACtcctcaacagcaacaacagcaacaacaacaacagcaacaacaacaacagcaacaacagcaacagccgaCGAAAGAAAATATTGTCGAGGGTACTCCAAAGTATCAATCACATCAGCAACCAATATCCGATAAAGTCAATGTCAATGATAACCGGCGATCAGCGAGCACCATTAATCTGGGGGATCAAAAATCAACATACGGACGGCTGCGGGTTTTAGCCATACCACCCAATCCGACCCAGTCTCAGTCCGGTCACGAGAATCAGGAGTTTGATGCAATGATTTGTGCTACAGACAGTCCAATGGCCAAACAGATCTTCACAACAATACCGCCAGCAAATCGACGATCAATGACTTCAACCAATCTGCGTCCTTCGTCATCCGGTGCTGGTACTGCAACAGGATCAATCTCCACCCAACGCCTCAGCAGTGGCGGTGGTATTAGCGGTGCTGCAGTCACAGCCGTGGCCGTGGGTTCCTTTGCTGCCAAAAGCAGCTTTGCTGGCGATCACTCTGTAACACAGTTCGCACTGATCGATGATGAGAATGTATCGGCGCTACAACAGGTAACAAAAGGCGGTGGAGCCCTTACACTAGCCTCCCAATGGAAGAGTCAGTTCGATGATTCCGAGGACACTACGGATAACGAGTGGAAACAAGAGCCACAG TCACAACCAAATGTGGATAAATCAACTAAAGCGGATCTATCTTTGGCATTATTACGTGCAACTTCCAATTTTCCCGTAACTCGTCACATCAATTTAAAAGCAGAGCCTTCCGGAACTGATAAGGTCAAGAG ATACACACTTAATATAGCTGGCATCGAGAACTATGAGACATTGCAACTATCCATACCGCACTGTTGGTCCGAGCCGGCAATGGGTAATGTATTGCGAAAAGAATTAGAGCCGCCAGCTGTGCAGCAAGCAGCTTTTGATGAAACA GTGTATCGCATGGATATCGCCAGGAATGTTTGTGTACGTGAATCTTATTCAGAAATCGCCTCATTGTCgaatcaacaaaaaatgatgacaaatgcTCTGCCCTCAATCACATCACTCAAAGATGAGGCAGCTGCTGTCGATGtcgatataaaaaattcaaatgaggatcaatcaatcaatcaaagcAAACATCGTAGTAGCCTTCCAAATGTCTGTCTAATCGATATTTTTGATGAGAAGCCAGAACCGGCAATAAACTTGAACAGAAATCGAGATCCGGCTAAAAATCCGTGTGCTGGAATCCATCAAGATCAGGATCACGATGATATCGGAGTGCCTTGGTGTGCCAAGACAACATTTTGCCAACGAAGCAATTTGCCAAAACAGCCGCCCACAAATCAAATGACTCCGGATATGACATCATTTCATCAAGGAAGCCGAATCTCCGAACTTCTAGATGCTGATTATCCACGTGAAGATGGTTGCATTAGTGGGCGACTTGAGATTCGTGTCATTCCCAAAG AAAACTCACATCTGGACGAGTCTGTCTACTATGATGCCTTAGCAGCTACTGTTAAAACTCCAATATCGAATAGGGTAGGAGCTGCGGGTGATACGCAAGGTGCAGGTCAACCAAGTGATAAGGAGCCCATTAACTGTGATGACATAATAGAATCGGCAAAAGCTAAACTAGTCAGCTCTTCGACAACAAGTTTAATcaaaactgcaacagcaattaCCAATTGTAGTCCACTTATGAGCCAGCAAAAAGAGACACCAGGAACTCCCAATGAGATCAGCTCCTGCAGCATTAATTCCGTTGAAGGGATCAAGGTCAAGCTAAATggcaatatcaatatcaatggcagtggcagtggcagccaGGTAACTTCTACCACTAATCGAGATGGAATATCAAATatagctgctgcttctgctgctgctgctgcatctgctcctgctcctggaTGCGATATATCATCATTGTCAACGCCTAGTAAGATTCCTGTACTAACATCAAATTTGCGTCAGTCAAAATGTGCTTCTTGGGCGGGTGTCGTCACTACCAACAATGTACCAGCACCTGGGTCAATTGGAGCACATGATCTTCAGAATTCACCCAAcgagacacagacacagaaacAGACATCCATTCTGGACCCAAATGATAGTCCTCTCCATTATGTTACtggtttacaaaatattcCTAATATTACGGATTTAACACCAG GATTACGACGCCGTCGAGAGTCTTCTGAAGGAAAGTATGTAACAGATCCGACGCAATTAAATCTAAGATTTCAACGTCCACGGTGTCGGGCTTCCAGCAG TTCTCGCGGCGTTCCAACATCAATGCTGGGCAATTTTGATGATCAGTCAACTGATAACAGTGAAGATAAGGCTGGCAAGGGATTAGGTGAAGACATTACGGGATTTGGGTCAGTTTCATATAAAGCCGAACCATCAGCTGCAGCATGGaatcaaaatacaaatgaGACTCCATTGCGAAATGATATTTCGCCACCGCCGGGTGATCCCAAAATTGAGAATAGTGCACGATTACGTCGATACAGACATAAtatagaataa